In the genome of Desulfovibrio desulfuricans, one region contains:
- a CDS encoding MFS transporter, whose product MLNLYHILVDGLFDTVPVVLSFMALAYGSGETDVGLVVSLGTALSTAAGLGTGWVSRRFGFSGAVALLTGIAGVGFAGAALAGGMVAAGACLMLPMAGFATFHNLSFSYLTSNTERRRLGRVMSDFTALGDVGRIPLVSFAAFAAAYSLGSLPGWRAVCLAYAALALCAALWLFCAKSTFDAPAAPATEASGPAPNADAAQAEPSPAAQQAPEQRPARRNPFAAFAILKNRAVFLAMLASMLNAFSNDRIFTFLPLLLVAKGIDAKTIGSFALGFTLGSFAGKMACGRLIDIFGTRKIFIFAGLTLTLLLGALLHSDNLALTILAALAIGIVTKGTVPVIQTIITEPVQGAQAYEAIFSVNSFGRGVTNILTPTLFGGMASLWGMDAVYMLMAAVAALSIVPVMLMGRPGRTEADAP is encoded by the coding sequence ATGCTGAATCTGTATCACATTCTTGTGGACGGCCTGTTTGACACCGTGCCTGTGGTATTGTCCTTTATGGCGCTGGCCTACGGCAGCGGCGAGACCGACGTGGGGCTGGTTGTTTCGCTGGGCACGGCCCTGAGCACTGCGGCCGGGCTGGGCACTGGCTGGGTATCGCGCCGGTTTGGTTTTTCCGGCGCTGTGGCCCTGCTCACGGGTATTGCCGGGGTTGGTTTTGCGGGTGCGGCGCTGGCGGGCGGCATGGTTGCCGCCGGGGCATGCCTCATGCTGCCCATGGCGGGTTTTGCCACCTTTCACAATCTTTCCTTTTCGTACCTGACGTCCAATACCGAGCGACGCCGCCTTGGCCGGGTTATGAGCGACTTTACCGCTCTGGGCGATGTGGGGCGCATCCCGCTGGTGTCGTTTGCGGCCTTTGCGGCGGCCTATTCCCTTGGGTCGCTGCCGGGCTGGCGGGCCGTTTGCCTGGCCTACGCCGCCCTTGCCCTGTGCGCCGCCCTGTGGCTCTTTTGCGCAAAGAGCACCTTTGACGCGCCAGCCGCCCCCGCTACGGAAGCGAGCGGCCCGGCCCCCAACGCAGATGCCGCACAGGCCGAGCCATCCCCCGCCGCGCAACAGGCCCCTGAGCAGCGGCCCGCAAGGCGCAACCCCTTTGCCGCCTTTGCCATACTGAAAAACCGCGCGGTTTTTCTGGCCATGCTGGCAAGCATGCTCAATGCCTTCAGCAATGACAGAATATTTACCTTTCTGCCCCTGCTGCTGGTGGCCAAAGGCATCGACGCCAAAACCATAGGCTCGTTTGCGCTGGGTTTTACCCTTGGCTCCTTTGCGGGCAAGATGGCCTGCGGTCGTCTTATCGATATTTTTGGCACGCGAAAAATATTCATCTTCGCCGGGCTTACCCTCACCCTGCTGCTCGGCGCGCTGCTCCACTCAGACAATCTGGCGCTGACCATACTGGCGGCGCTGGCCATCGGCATTGTCACCAAGGGCACCGTGCCCGTCATCCAGACCATCATCACAGAGCCGGTACAGGGGGCGCAGGCCTACGAAGCCATCTTTTCGGTCAATTCCTTTGGCCGGGGCGTCACCAACATCCTTACCCCGACGTTGTTTGGCGGCATGGCCTCCCTGTGGGGCATGGATGCGGTGTACATGCTGATGGCGGCGGTCGCGGCGCTCAGCATTGTGCCCGTC